ACCCTAGCAAGCGAATGAAATGAAGAATGAAGTCATTTGAAGAGATTGCTGTCTTGGCACACAATTAGAGCTATACCTGAGTAGGAATATAAACATAGCACTCAGAtacatcattattttttatattttgcaaaGGTCATTAATTGTTTATGAAGCTACTTTGATTCTCTGCATTATAGATTTAGACATTGTAAAATAAAGAGCATGTCTAGTGCTCTCAACTGACCGATTGTATCTATGCtggtaattttattttacacagcgGGAGCTCATATCAAGAATATGTATCATTGAACAACTTGAGAATAGAGAGGTTTAGCAACTGGGAAATAGACATAGTCACATGGATATAAGCAGGCTTACTGGGTCTGCTGGGAGGAGTTTGTTGTTGACATATGAGGACTATTAGaagtaataatatattattagctataaaaatacaattctaaaaagaaaagatttccaggcaaaaaactaaactattttAATAAACTGAACTATTTTTTCAGTGGAGATTTCGTCTCATATGAGTAGCTCTGATCAGCAAAAGTAACACACTTCAAACTCacagtttagttgttgagatTAGTCCTAGAGATGCTATTGTATTTGATATTATAATATCaggagaaatattttattttataaacatgtTTGAGATTAATAGTCAGGAATTAAAGTAGCGTTTTATCATCAGGTTCAATCAGATTCGTCATTGGTAACTGGATATAATAGAGCAAGCTGCAAGCTTCTACTATCCTTAAGTCTCTGTCTTAGGAGTTCATAATTGCTGTTTACCAGGGGAGgtagattaaaaaaacagtTGTAAAGGTGAAGTAAAACCTCAAGTGAAAACTACAGTGGTGTCTGTAACTGACTTTTTGTTGGTTGCAATATTAGAAGATAAGGACACTAATAGCTTTTTCACCCATTTATGGCTCTACATCTATCAACATATTTGTTCAAGTTGGCATACAAAAGTTCTTATacaccaataaaaaaaagagtcaaaTCTAAAATTCTTCAGTTATCCCTCTAGAGCAACCCTTACATGTTCTCTGTAGAACCATACAGGGTTCTTCCCCTATCAGAAAAGGCTCCAAATTAGAGCACAGTTATTAAGTAAACTGAAATTTACAAACACCGTTAGTTAACCCTTTTCTAGAAATGTACACTACAACTACAGTTCAACTTCAGAATTGTGTTGAAATTCATTGTCCTCTCTGGCCTTCAAGTGCTCTAAACAGAGAGCATTAGCAACTTTCTGTTCTAATTTGTGTCTTAGATTCTTATAAGATTTTGTGAAATAGCCATCTCTTCCCATAAGGACAGTCCATATTTTTGTGATAAGTTCTTAACTTAAAGTAACTGTGTGCTAGAGTAGAGCTTAAAAATTCAGCCAGCAATCCTATCAAATTAGAATCCTTTCAGGAAGCTATATTACATATACAATTATATAAACTCTATAACACATGCAGTTCTGCTACATTAGTTGTTTCATAGGTTGTTTGCTCTCCAGATGTACTTAACGAAGTAAACCTAAATAGTCATGTTGTGGTTCTGTAAAAGTATTGCGATTATTTTGCCTATTTACTGCAAACCGCCCAAAATGGAGGCGTATAACTTTCACATTTTTAAGTTACACAAATGAATTTAAAACAGCTTATTAAAGTTAACACAGCTGGCTTCTTTTATCCATTTTCactaaaactccacacacataactaaaacttttgcactttTCATAATCACCTGCAATATAAATACAGCACACAGGCAAATGTCTTAAGAAAATGAGTTAATATTTATGGACATCCTCATACAATACACTAGTATATTGATTTCAGCCTCTGTCAGCCAATTTATCCAAACTTGATAGATCATCGAAAGATGCCATCATCTGACCAAAAGCTGTGATATGATCATAATAGTAATACTAATGTCCTCACAGAATAGTAATGTCCTCACATTAACAATAATATTAGACTATTAACTGTGATGTAAAAGTTGCTATCAAAAAGTTTTGTCATAATTACTCAGTTTATATCAACTAAAAGTATTCTACATTGATGTCCAGTTTACTTGAAGGGCTTGATAACACTAGGATGATAAGATCTTGAACTATATTTTCCCCTCACCCTGATGTGAAAATCTTTTACTTAGTACTCAGTTTTAAGTGGATGAACAAGTTCTTTATTTTTACACAGCAATTTAACAGCTTGTTTTCAATATAGCATGCTAGAACACCCCACAAGGAGCGAGAAACTGACACTTTCCTTCAACAAAagctattaaatatatatatttacaatcaATGTGAGATCTTCCACCGAAGACAAAGATCTTAACACaagttcaaaacttgttagtgATAAATGGGCAGCACAGGGATATGAAACAACTTTCAAAGTCCCCATGAGAACTGATGCACAGACttgaaaatcatatttacaAGTCCACAAATGTAGCTTCCAAAGTAGAGCGACTTCTTGCGCCTTTAAAAGAAACAACTTGCACTGGTTGTTAAGAAAGTTTTCGTAAAGTCCACTTTTTAATGCTCTGTGCGCTGTCAGGAGTACCGGATATTGCACCAGTCTATGTCACTGTCCTTCAAATGTGTCTCGTGTCCTCCCGTTTAACGTGTTCGGCGCTCTTTTCGTGAGGTTTGGCTTTCTtgttctgatgtgttttcacGTGTTTGGCCAAGTGGTCGCTCCTCATAAACCTCTTGCAGCAGTCGGGACATGCGAAGCGCTTCTCTCCGGTGTGTGTCCTCAGATGCCTCTGCAGCTCGTCGGAGCGTGTGAAACTTTTCCCGCAGAAGAGCCAGTTGCACACAAACGGCCTCTCTCCGGAGTGCCAGCGAAGGTGCGCTTTTAGGTGCGAGGTCTTGCCGTAAACTTTGCCGCAGCCGGGAACATGGCACACGTGCTGCTTCTTTTTACCCGGTTCGTCGCTCGAGCTGGACGTCTGGCAGTTCGGGCAGCGACACCTGCGGCATCGGCGCGCTGAAGCGAGAGGGGATTTGGGGTGCAGCAGAGCAGCGATCTGACTCTGGTACTGCGCCAAGTCCGTGTGGCCAAGCACTAAACCCCTCTGAAGAGGAAAACGGTGAGGCGCCAGGGAGGACGGGTGACTTACGGCGTTGCCTTGCTGCAAGCTCCACCACGGGATGTCCTCGGCCGGATTTGGGGACAGCTGTCTCTGCTGTTGGGGTACCAGGCCTGAGTGGCCGGCTACAAAAGCTGGCACGGCAGGTGGCATGGGCGCTGGAGCCGTGTACGTCACAGCGGGGACGTAGGTCGGCGGACACGTGGCCTGTAATGACTGCACGGAGCACGGCAACATCTTGACCGGCGAAAAGTCGTAAGGGTACGAGGGCTCTGCCGGAGGAGTTAACGGCAGCTCATGGGGAGAGCTGTAGGAGCCTTGGAGGTGCGCGGAAAGTGGAGCTTTAGACGATAGTCCGAAAGAGGAACTGCTGGAAATTGCAGTCTGAGGATTCGCCTCGTTACTCCACGGATGGAAAATGCGCGATGGAGAACCCAGGGTCGCGTCGTACGGAACTTGGATGAAGTCAGCTGGGTTGGAtgcgtggtggtggtggtggtgatggtggtggtgtccgATCCGGTTACACGTAGCTGCTAAAAGCGCCAGAGGTGAATGCTTGTTGTTCTCCGGTGAAGAGTTTGGAGTCCGGTCCTGAACGATCCAAAAAGAAGACATGTTATAAAAGTTAGCATGTGGGGAGAGACAATGAAAAACAAGTCCGATGCGCAACTTGGAATATGGTGCCTCGGATTTATTGAATGgcaattttaaaacaaaacggATACAAgtttatttaagaaagaaaaaaaaaagtagaattaaaatatttgtttatttgtgtatattacGCAAAAAAGTGCCATCAAAAATCTTGAAACATGACTGTAACCCTAAACAAAATCTATTCGAATCTATATGATTCACTGGATTATTCACTTTAGTGGAAAACGCACATTTTGAATAGTTTTATAAACGCCACACGAACCTGCAGAAACGCCTGTAGACTGTCGTTCCTCAGCACAGCCACCGCTGCCATGGCAAACTTTCTCCTCGCGCTCTTCCTCACAGTCTTAGGCGAAGAGTCGGAGCGCTGGCGGAAACACAAAAGCGTATTCCTGTAGAAAAGTGGAGTCCCTGCGCTTCCTCTCCTCCAGATATCCTTGGACCATCTGAGGGACTGAAGGATCACTTCTTAGGATTTGATAAGGACTTTGGTGGGCCGCCAGCCAGTCAGGAGGAAGATTTATTACTTTGAAGTTTGCCGCTGCCCAATCATCAAAGAATAGCGGCTCTTTGAGAGCGGGAAGCAAATCCTTTGAATCCACAAAGCTCCTATGGTGTGTTTGTTGGTCTGGATAAAAGGGCTGATTATTAGGGGGGATGGGCAGGGTGGAGATAAAGGCGGGACAATTAATGAAGTAATCACTATGTGGGAAatgtatatacacaaataattGGATTTTCTTGATCAAAGAGCCCTCTCCGCGCAGGGAGCCCGGTATTGGATGGCGGAGTCACCCAATCCCCCCATGCTGTAATTAAGGATTTGTAGCGCGGCCCGTTGCCACAATGCCCCCGTGTTATCTGCACAAATCTATTGGTACGAGGCTTGTTAGATAGCTTCACGGGGGGAGGCGAAAGAGACGGGATAATGCGATTCAACACAAAGTTAATCAGGATTCGACCCATTTGTTTCAGTCAAGACAAGCCATAACAGGGAAAACCCAGAattcctgtttaaaaaaaaaaacaaagtaaaaaaaaaaagaaagcaggaaaaagtaGGACCCCCCCCCTAATATCACCAGAAATCATTATTTCATTAAGCACTTCAAAAGTTCTAAAACAAACATAATATTAACTTAGGAAGTGCCCCAACAGTTAGTCAGTCATCCTTAATTGAATGGGAATTCTCATGAACAAATGACGCCTCAGTAGTCCACTTATCAAGTGATTAAGGTGTCATAGTTGACTAGCTTTGCTAATTAAAGGTGTCAAAGTGTCAAAAAGcatgacatttttcttttgGCGTTTCCTTGAAAAGTTGAGCCCGAATCCCAAATGGCACCCTATTAGACACGTAGTTGCTACCTAGGGTGTAAAAGCTAGTATTTAATAGCCTATATTGAAATTAAAGACAGGAGGGTGCTATTTGGAATCCAGTTTAAGATACTCTAAGGGAGGAGATTCAATCTTTAGTGAAAGGAAACGGTTTTCCAATCACCCACCCACTTCTCCACCTACTTGTCGACACATCAGTTATCTAAGCATCCCAATCTCAATCGCACCAACTGCCGTATTAAACACGACAGTATAAAACAGTATATGGAGTTCTCTTTACATAAAAAATTTTACTAAGGCAGTGTTTCCAACATAGCCAGCAATCTAACCCTAGCATATATCATTGTACCATGGAACTAATCCACATTGTACATTTAACAATAAGGGATCatgctaaataaaaaatgtgcatGAGGTCAATCATTGAAGAGATTAATAAGGAACAGCAATGTTAAACAAAGTAGTGATAAGTAAACTGAACAATAATCTTTTTATACTCTATTATAGAGATgaattaagtaattaataatgctccagattttttattttgcatttcagCAAGGACTCCCACTGTCGCTAAAAAGTTTTCAGTGATTGATTTTTAAGTGGATCGCTTCCTTTGAAGGGATTATTGTGTTCCCAGCCAAGGGGCAAGCTGGGGATTCCCACTGGGCCCAGGGTAACCTCAGCTTTCCTGTAATGGATGCAAAATATTACTACATTTCTTATTACTGCCTCTTTATCTATAACAGTATGAGAAACAGAACCATAATCAGGTGAATCAGGGACATATTTGTGAAATGGCAAAGTTTAATGAAGATAAAGTTGTATGCAACTGTAACAGAAATTTGGTACATGATGTCTTAAGCCGATTAAATGAATAATCACTTATAATCAGTCGTTAGTTCTCACGTATAAGTTTACGAGACTTTGCCTCATAAAAGAAACACCAGCAGTATATTAAACTATAAGAGCATTATAGTTACTGACACGATAGTTAATACACGTTAGTTTAATTCCAAAGGCTAGAATATCAGTGTCTATAACAATAAGGACATTGCTACTAAGCTTACTAAGGTCAAGAGCCATTTTTACAAAAGCAGAGAAGAGCAAAATTTTTCTAGAATCTCAGAATGTTTTACTccacatgatgttttttttatgctACATATTTGAagtatctgatttttttctacAGCTTCCAAAACATTTTGTTCACATAGCTCTACAGCTCACATAGCTCTAACTTCTGTTAGAGAATGCCCTTTTCCCACATCAGAATTTCTACACTCTAcatttttttgatttttttgattttttatatatatatatatatatatatatatatatatatatatatatatatatatatatatatatatatatatatatatatatatacacacacactctatggTTGTTTCCTGTACATCttttttaactattttaattattatttaatctctTAGCATTGCCATTTTTATTGTGCCCAGACTGTAATTTTAGTAATTGGTTATAAATGACTTATGTAAGTATAGCAATTTTTAAGTGTATTAATTTTTAAGTCTTTATTAATCAAATTTTCTTACACCttaccatcacacccatacacagttcttccccaaactgttgccacaaagtagGAAACAACTGTATATGATGTCTTTGTGCACTGTAAAATTTCTCTTTAATGGAATAAAGTGGCCCAAagctgttccagcatgacagtgctcctgtgcacaaagtgaggtccatgaagacCAAGGTTGTAGCAGATAAgctcaagtgtcctgcacagagccatgACCTTAACCCCACTGAATACCTTTgcgatgaactggaacactcaCTGCACCCCGCACCTCCTACATCATTTCTTGCAtttactaatgctcttgtgtctgaatgatcacaaatccacacagGGGTATTAAGTGGTATACTGATGAACCTAGTACTAAGGTAGTAAAGTGTCCAAAATACTTAATGATCCTGAATATTCACAATGATCCTGAATATTCATTAgtaagcattttatttattcatttttcattgcCAGCGTGATACAAAACAAAGCTGATGGAAAAAAGTGTGCATTTAAGCATTGTCATCAGACAGCAAGACACAGTAATCACATGTAGGAGCAAAGTTTGATTTAACAGGCATTTCAGTGTTAGTATGCAGAAACCAAGCCATGGCTCAATCCCAGAATCCATTCAAATATATATTCTCCACCGGACAATGTGTTAGCCCCAGCACATTACCCATAATTCTCCATATTGTCGGAATGTAACTAATTACCTGTGCTGAATTTGGCTACCCTTTTTACTGAGGTACCATGTGAGTGAGCCTGGACATATGGGTGGAGCTGAAAATAGAGCATTGACTGATCAAACACAGTTGCACAAACGTCTTGATTATGGCAGTGTCTAGAACATCTACTTTACCAGCAGGAGTAGGGTAGTGTAATCTCTGTCTTAAGTGAAAATTGGCTCTTTAATATCTTACATAAACACAAAAGCATGGCCATAATTAACTGCTTGCCATCAAAATTAATTAGCTGCTCAATTTTCAcacaatgagaaaaaaaaatgcggCAGAGCTATAATGCATTTAATATGATCGTGAGATGTGCCTGTATACACTTCaagttcattttttaaaaatctttactGGTATTTTCGTACTTATCTTTTCCACAACAGAGATCCTCCAGAGAAACTCCTCCTACTTTCATGGTTGAGGTTACCAAATGGGATAACACACACTTGCATGGAATACGGATAGGTCTGGGTTTACATACGTGTACTGAGCTGTGGTAAGTCATATTGTTCGGTGGAGAAGCCCTCGTCAAATACACTGAATaaactaaaagaaaatataacaataagtttaggaaatgaatcaaatgtacAAAGCCATAAAAACAAAGTGAAAGACAAAAGAGAATGTTCTATGAACagagtctttatttttttaacagcagTTGGcaagaaaaatattattactacaaAAGTAGAATAGAttaagaatgaataaaataggTGAAGAATCAATTAGACCACAAAAATCCATGTATCTGAAAGTTAAATAGTAAACGTATGGTCACATTCTTCATACCAAAGATGACACAGATATACCTTATAATTATTCAGTATAATTATTCAGTATTTAttgtaatatacaatatacatttATTGGGTAGGACTTGATGGCAATCTGTGtgtggaggcagagagagagagagagagagagagagagagagagagattaattaAACATCTTGAGAAATGATCACTACATGGCTTTATTTCAATTACATTCATTTATGATATCTAAATCACACAATAATTAACACATTTTGGTGATATGAACTACTTGGTTATAATTTTGTACATTAAAATATGGCATTTAGCTTCCTTGTTTGGGTCTCTCACATGAAAGGTCCAAGTGAATAAATTGTCTTTTTATGTTCTATGAACagactgcagaaaaaaaaggaaaaattggTTCcacatctgtctcacacacaagAAAGGGAGCATGGGAAAGA
This DNA window, taken from Hemibagrus wyckioides isolate EC202008001 linkage group LG06, SWU_Hwy_1.0, whole genome shotgun sequence, encodes the following:
- the sp5a gene encoding transcription factor Sp5a; translation: MAAVAVLRNDSLQAFLQDRTPNSSPENNKHSPLALLAATCNRIGHHHHHHHHHHASNPADFIQVPYDATLGSPSRIFHPWSNEANPQTAISSSSSFGLSSKAPLSAHLQGSYSSPHELPLTPPAEPSYPYDFSPVKMLPCSVQSLQATCPPTYVPAVTYTAPAPMPPAVPAFVAGHSGLVPQQQRQLSPNPAEDIPWWSLQQGNAVSHPSSLAPHRFPLQRGLVLGHTDLAQYQSQIAALLHPKSPLASARRCRRCRCPNCQTSSSSDEPGKKKQHVCHVPGCGKVYGKTSHLKAHLRWHSGERPFVCNWLFCGKSFTRSDELQRHLRTHTGEKRFACPDCCKRFMRSDHLAKHVKTHQNKKAKPHEKSAEHVKREDTRHI